In uncultured Bacteroides sp., the following proteins share a genomic window:
- the rpsJ gene encoding 30S ribosomal protein S10, translating to MSQKIRIKLKSYDHNLVDKSAEKIVRTVKTTGAIVSGPIPLPTHKRIFTVNRSTFVNKKSREQFQLSSFKRLIDIYSSTAKTVDALMKLELPSGVEVEIKV from the coding sequence ATGAGCCAGAAAATTAGAATTAAATTGAAGTCTTATGATCACAACTTGGTTGACAAGTCAGCTGAGAAGATCGTAAGAACTGTGAAGACTACAGGCGCTATTGTTAGCGGTCCTATACCTCTTCCTACGCATAAGCGTATCTTTACTGTGAACCGCTCTACTTTTGTTAACAAAAAATCCAGAGAACAGTTTCAACTATCTTCATTCAAAAGATTAATTGACATTTATAGCTCTACTGCTAAAACTGTTGATGCTTTGATGAAGTTGGAATTGCCAAGTGGTGTAGAAGTAGAAATTAAAGTTTGA